A single window of Pseudarthrobacter defluvii DNA harbors:
- a CDS encoding cupin domain-containing protein: MGGEEAVPESKGVSVELLATVDLAGEIEGMEGRQLRMRMVTIEPGGVFGPLHDHKGRPGTVYVLQGTITDHRDGVATEYGPGAGWPEDRNTTHWLENRGPVPAVEVSVDIVSQVPQP, from the coding sequence ATGGGCGGGGAAGAAGCGGTGCCGGAGTCGAAGGGCGTCTCGGTGGAGTTGCTGGCAACGGTTGATCTTGCCGGCGAAATCGAGGGAATGGAAGGCCGGCAGCTGCGGATGAGGATGGTCACCATCGAACCCGGCGGAGTTTTCGGGCCACTGCATGACCACAAAGGACGGCCGGGCACCGTTTACGTCCTGCAGGGGACCATCACCGACCACCGCGACGGGGTGGCCACGGAGTACGGGCCCGGGGCCGGGTGGCCGGAGGACCGGAATACCACCCACTGGCTGGAGAACCGCGGGCCGGTCCCGGCAGTGGAAGTCTCCGTGGACATTGTGAGCCAGGTGCCGCAGCCGTGA
- a CDS encoding VOC family protein translates to MLKDMEVMAVLPAKDIDRARDFYRDKLGFEPERTMADGGLVYRCGKGTSFLIYQTDNAGSAKNTQIGWGSDDVQRDVDELRARGVVFEDYDMPGLKTENGIATMEGYGQGAWFLDSEGNILNISSLPV, encoded by the coding sequence ATGCTCAAAGATATGGAAGTCATGGCTGTGCTGCCGGCCAAAGACATCGACCGGGCGCGCGATTTTTATCGGGACAAGTTGGGGTTTGAGCCAGAGCGGACAATGGCGGACGGCGGCCTTGTCTATCGGTGCGGAAAGGGGACCTCGTTCCTGATCTACCAGACGGACAACGCCGGTTCGGCCAAAAACACGCAAATTGGCTGGGGAAGCGATGATGTTCAGCGGGACGTGGACGAACTCCGGGCCCGCGGCGTCGTTTTCGAGGATTACGACATGCCAGGGCTGAAGACCGAGAACGGCATCGCAACGATGGAGGGGTACGGCCAGGGAGCGTGGTTCCTGGACAGCGAGGGCAACATCCTCAACATCTCCTCCCTGCCGGTCTGA
- a CDS encoding iron chaperone has protein sequence MGAVDEALAALDEPDRRCLQRVVEIARSLAPEATDGMSYGMPALKLDGKPLVAAVAAARHLSVFPFSSAVVEAVAGRLEGYSLSKGTIRFTADHPVPEDVLKDIVRLRMAEIRK, from the coding sequence GTGGGCGCCGTGGACGAAGCCCTGGCCGCGCTGGACGAACCTGACCGCCGCTGCCTGCAGCGCGTGGTGGAGATCGCCCGGTCCCTGGCTCCGGAGGCGACGGACGGCATGAGCTACGGCATGCCCGCCCTGAAGCTGGACGGCAAACCGCTGGTCGCCGCCGTGGCCGCGGCCCGGCACCTCTCGGTCTTCCCGTTCTCCTCTGCGGTAGTGGAAGCGGTAGCCGGCCGCCTGGAGGGGTACTCGTTGTCAAAGGGAACCATCCGCTTCACCGCCGACCACCCTGTTCCCGAGGACGTGCTGAAGGACATAGTCCGGCTGCGGATGGCGGAAATCCGGAAGTAG